The nucleotide window TCTTTTTAAAAAGACGACCAAAATAACCAGGGTCTTCATAATTGAGTTCAAATGCAATAGACGAGATATCTTTGGTAAAGTCCTGCAATAAAAGCTGGCTGTGCAAAATATTCACTTTGTTGATCCACTCTTTGGGTGCAGTGCCCATCGTTTGCTGCACACAGCGGTTCAGATAGTTCACGGAAACCGACAGTTTATCTACATAAAAAGAAACGGATCTTTGTTCAACATGATGTTTGTACACCAGTTCCTTAAATGCAAAGGTAATCTCACTGCTGCGGTTCACGTTTTTATGCTGCTCCTTATCCGAAGCTATAATCTTCATCAGTGCCGCCTGAAACAGCGAATAACAAACATCCAGGTCTGGTGTTTTGTGATACATTTCATAGGTTAACAATCCGAAAAGCGGGGTTAACCAATTACTGGTTTCATCAGATAACTGAATGACCGTATTGGCGCTGAAAAGGTGGATCAGTTTTTCCTTTGATAAAAGATGATTGAGTGTACTATCTTCAAATATAATAATATGCCCTTCTACATCCGGACTCACGTCTTTTAAAGCAGTCATATTCCCCTGCTTCACAAACAATACATCATTGGCATAGATGGATTGAATAATGGCATCTACCTGTTGCCGGGCACTCCCCTTTGTGAGGTGAACGATAAAATTATAATCCGGCCTGTACAGTGGGGTAGGCAAATTAATAAACCGGGCGGTCTCTTTTATATCATATATCTGCAAAGGCACTCCCAAAGTCCTGAAAACCGGCGGTATTTCAGACATATAATGACGCTCGAAGTCAACGGGTGCGATAGTTTTAACTTTCATACTTCACTTAATTCAAATGGTATGACACTTCATGTCTGTTTTACCCCTATTCTCTCCTATTTAACAATTGGATAAAATCTGGTGCATAACATTTTAAATTAGGCTGAATGTATATATTGCTTTTTTACCACTTCCACACTATGAGTATTGCACAACTAAATATATACTCCTCCGTCATATCCATCCAATACACGAAAAACAACTATCATCATGTCAAAGTATAACCTCGAAGCCAGGTACTTTGTGCTGGAGAATTTACGGAAGCTGGATGACACACTGCTGGATACGCTTTGGCAGCTGTTTGTCCAAATCTGTAAATTCTGGCAGACAACAGAAACGCCTGAAGCCATGAAGGCTGATTTCCTGATTTTTATCTCCAACCGCATTGAAATGGATATCAGGTACCTGGCCGAATATGTTAATTACGGTGATGTCATCCGGGAACTGACGGACGAACTGGGAGAAGAAGCGGCGTTTCAAAAGTTATTTACAGACGCTGCTGCCAACATTACACCGGCCTTCACCAATCTGGCCAGGGCAAAGCAGCTGGTGGTGAATGAACTGATCGCCTTAAACCTTGCGTTGGGCGGGTTTAAAACCTTCGGCAATCCTGCCGTCGCACAAGGTGTGCCCGTCAACTACCCCGGATATATCGGAGGAATGAACCGCAGAGACCATACCCCTTATCGTACAAAAGCAGATTAAATCATGCAAACAGAAATTGTGGTGATCGGCTCCGGTGTGGCCGCTACTGCCCTGATCACCAAAATACTGGCCGACAGGCCCCATACATCCATTACCGTGCTGGAAGCAGGCGGGAAAATAAAAATGCGGGATTTTGCCCTGTATCAGAGTTACCTCATCACCAACAAGCTGCCATTCGACAACCAGAATATTTATGATTCCTGCCACGATCTGTCTTACCCCGACAGGGATAAACCAGGAGAGAATAAATTTGAAGGAGACACAGAAATTCCGATGATGGGCGCACGCGCTTTCCTTTATGGCGGTTCCACCGTACACTGGGGTGGCTGGGCTTTCCGCTTAAAACCGGAAGACTTCCGGTTACGTACCAGCCTGAAAAATAAAGGTATCACTCCGGGAGATGTTATTGACTGGCCTTTCGGTTACGAGGAAATGGAACCCTATTACCACGAAGCAGAACACTTTATCGGCGTTTCCGGCGACTCAGAAGACACTACCACGCCCCGGTCAGGAAAGTATCCCTTCCCTGCTTTTCCTTTCACTTTGGAAGACGGACTGTTTATCGATGCCTTTAAAAAATTCACTGAACCGGTCAGTTACTCCCATTTGCCCATAGCCCGCTATGGCGACACCCATGCCAATAACAGCCATGGTCCCTGTCACACTACCGGGTTATGCAAATACTGTCCGTTTGGCGCCCGGTTTGCAGCTGCCAATAATCTCGATGACCTGGTACAATCCGCCAGGTACCCACATCTCCGGATCCTCACCAACGCCATCGCAGATCAAATACTGATGGACAGCAAAGCACATGCTACCGGCGTTAAGTATCTCAACAAAAAGAATGGTGCCTGGGAAACAATCAATGCAAACATCATCATCAATGCTGCCGGCGCCATTGAAGGCGCCAAGCTGTTGCAACGTTCTGCGCTGGACTGGTGGAAAAACGGTATTGGCAACGATAACGATCTGGTAGGCAGGTTCCTCATTACACACCCTTACTTTTTTTACAAAGCCGTGTTGCCGGCCAACCCACAGATGCTTCAGCCTGAAATGGGCTTCCCTACCCTGGTATCACGTTACTATGATAGTCCGGCCGAACAACATAAAGGAAAATTTATTCTTATCAATCCCCCCAGTTCTCCCAAGGTAAATCTGGTCCGCTCCATGAGCAACGGCAAAACAAGAGATGAAATCATACAATCCATACAAACCAATACCACTGTACAACTGCAGGGTCTCATAGAAGTCTTCAGCGACCGTAGAAACCGGGTGGTAAACTCAGAAAAGAAAAACAGATTCGGAATGAGAGAAACAAAAATTGATTTCTACAAAAGCGGAGACTTTGATAACAGAATGAAAGAAGTGGAAGGCATCACTAAAACCATCTTCAGTCACATGAATGCGGTAGATCCGGGAATAGAAAACGCCATTTCCTGGCGGGCCGACCATGCTGCCTGTACTACCAGAATGAGTAACAGCCCTGAGGAAGGTGTAGTAGACCCCAATCTGAAAATACATGGCACCTCCAATATTTACATGTGTTCAAATGCTGTTTTCTCTTCGCTGGGCGCTGTAAATCCTACACTCACACTCACGGCCCTCTCTTTAAGGCTGGGCAGTCATTTATTAAACCAATTAAAAGCTTAGGCCTCTTCAAATATGAATCTGCAAGACCAACAACTGTTACCTGTCCGTGAAAAGCTGCAAAAGGCGATCGAGCTGGAACTGGCCACCATTCCGCCTTACCTGACCGCGTTGTTCAGCATCCGGCCCGGCACCAATGCCATGGCCGCGTCCATCATCAGAAGTGTGGTCATGGAAGAAATGCTGCACATGTTATTGGCCGGCAACCTGCTATCCGCCATAGGCGGAAACGTTAGACTCGGAAAAGAGCAGATTCCGGTATATCCCGTTCAGATGGAGTTTCAAGGCAAGCAGTTTAAAAACCGTCAGTTCGATATACACCTGGCCGCTTTCAGCAAAGATACCATCAATGTTTTCCTGCAGATTGAGCTGCCGGACGGATGGATGGTCAGTCCGCTCGAATTTGACCGTATTACCGTACCGGGATTCACCATCGGGGAATTTTACCGGGGAATAAAAGACGATCTCGTCCATCTCTGCAACACATATGGAGAAGAAAATATATTCACCGGCAAAAAGGAAAACCAGGTTTCAGTAGAATATTTCTGGCGTGGCGGCGGTACCCCGATCGTTGTGACCAGCCTTGCAAATGCCACAGCAGCTATAGACCTCATCGTAGAACAAGGCGAAGGCAGCTCTGTAAACACAGTTGTAAAGGCTTTCAGCTTTACCGGAACTGATGAGGT belongs to Chitinophaga sp. HK235 and includes:
- a CDS encoding helix-turn-helix domain-containing protein gives rise to the protein MKVKTIAPVDFERHYMSEIPPVFRTLGVPLQIYDIKETARFINLPTPLYRPDYNFIVHLTKGSARQQVDAIIQSIYANDVLFVKQGNMTALKDVSPDVEGHIIIFEDSTLNHLLSKEKLIHLFSANTVIQLSDETSNWLTPLFGLLTYEMYHKTPDLDVCYSLFQAALMKIIASDKEQHKNVNRSSEITFAFKELVYKHHVEQRSVSFYVDKLSVSVNYLNRCVQQTMGTAPKEWINKVNILHSQLLLQDFTKDISSIAFELNYEDPGYFGRLFKKITRLTPSEYRASLMQSLS
- a CDS encoding GMC oxidoreductase — protein: MQTEIVVIGSGVAATALITKILADRPHTSITVLEAGGKIKMRDFALYQSYLITNKLPFDNQNIYDSCHDLSYPDRDKPGENKFEGDTEIPMMGARAFLYGGSTVHWGGWAFRLKPEDFRLRTSLKNKGITPGDVIDWPFGYEEMEPYYHEAEHFIGVSGDSEDTTTPRSGKYPFPAFPFTLEDGLFIDAFKKFTEPVSYSHLPIARYGDTHANNSHGPCHTTGLCKYCPFGARFAAANNLDDLVQSARYPHLRILTNAIADQILMDSKAHATGVKYLNKKNGAWETINANIIINAAGAIEGAKLLQRSALDWWKNGIGNDNDLVGRFLITHPYFFYKAVLPANPQMLQPEMGFPTLVSRYYDSPAEQHKGKFILINPPSSPKVNLVRSMSNGKTRDEIIQSIQTNTTVQLQGLIEVFSDRRNRVVNSEKKNRFGMRETKIDFYKSGDFDNRMKEVEGITKTIFSHMNAVDPGIENAISWRADHAACTTRMSNSPEEGVVDPNLKIHGTSNIYMCSNAVFSSLGAVNPTLTLTALSLRLGSHLLNQLKA
- a CDS encoding ferritin-like protein, with product MNLQDQQLLPVREKLQKAIELELATIPPYLTALFSIRPGTNAMAASIIRSVVMEEMLHMLLAGNLLSAIGGNVRLGKEQIPVYPVQMEFQGKQFKNRQFDIHLAAFSKDTINVFLQIELPDGWMVSPLEFDRITVPGFTIGEFYRGIKDDLVHLCNTYGEENIFTGKKENQVSVEYFWRGGGTPIVVTSLANATAAIDLIVEQGEGSSVNTVVKAFSFTGTDEVPHYFRFNEIYHGRLYNKNDDPYHSPTGDAIDIDYTAVFPIKTSCKSSDLQQFPELSYLNNLFNNNYTTMLSQLEEGFNGNPAAFYTAILNGMHKLSPLAYNLVQLPIPGDPKGSHAAPSFEWHIDHF